Within Paenibacillus sabinae T27, the genomic segment AAGATACACTGTTCCCCGGTTGATGTTGGCTCGTTCCGATATATCATTAATCGTGATTCGTTCGAATTCTTTCTCAAGGAACAGGTTCAGAAAAGCTGTTTTAATCGCTTCTTTGGTCCGAAGGATTCGTCTATCGGTCTTGACTGCAGTCTCCATTCTTCACTTACCTCCATTCCGTTAATGAACAGTTCCATATCATATGTTGAATATCATACAAAGACACCTGTATTATCGATTGAACTAGATTTTCATCGCTCTATAATTATAGTCAACGGCAGTGATTTAATCAACTCTAGTTAAATAATTAACTAATGTTGATCTGTCTGTTGGGTATACTAAATTCCTTGTTAAGGGGCGAAGAAAAGTGGAAAACTTAAAGTCTAAGGTGATCATTGTTACAGGCGCATCCAGCGGAATTGGAGAGTCAACGGTAAGACTATTAGCCCAAAAGGGGGCTAAGGTAGTATTGGCGGCAAGAAGAACGAATCTTATGCAGGAGATCGTAAACGATATTAAGCAAGAGGGCGGTGAAGCGGCCTTTATTGAGGCAGAGGTAAGCTCGCCGGAAGACATGAAAAGGCTGGCACAGTTTGCTATCGAGCAGTATGGCCGGATTGATGTTCTTGTGAATAATGCCGGATACCAGCAGCTATCCTTATTAAATGAGCTCAAGATTGAAGAGTGGAATAAGGCGATTGATGTAAATATCAAAGGTGTTTTGTATGCCATTGCCGCAGTCCTGCCGACAATGCGTGAACAGAAATCGGGACATATTATAAACATTTCTTCGGTTATGGGCCATAAGGTGATTCCAACCACCACAGTATACAGTGCCACTAAGTCGGCAGTTCGCGCGATTTCGGAAGGGTTGCGGCAGGAGGAATCACCGGAATCAAATATCCGATCAACCATTATCTCTCCAGGAATGACAGCGACGGGTGTTCTTGCTGATTATGCAGAGTATCCAAGCCTTTCACCAGCTGCTGTGGCTAGAGCGATTGCCTATGCAATTAATGAACCTGAGGATACAGGAGTTAATGAGATTTTGCTTAGACCGACATTACAATCCTTATAATCCCCTGACGAGTAGGGGAGTCAATGGAAAAATAATTATAAATAAAACTTGCCGTTATAGACAGCGCGGAGAACCGTACCACAAGTGATGGTAAACAGGGCTAGGCAAGAATTAATATTGGATAATCTCTTCATAAGCAGATTAATGCAAAGGTAGATTTTTGTTAACGGTATAACTTTAAATACAGTGAGACTAAAGATGTTATTTACCTAGGTATCACGATAAGAAACAGGAACGGTAACACGAAAATCGACAGCTATCTTATTCGATTCATGATCAGCTCTCCTTTTAGTCAGCGGTTCTATACTGAGCATGGTCCAGAGCGCCGTCATGATCGGGGCTCCGGTGCTCGGCGGCGCCATGATCGATTGGGCCGGTCCCCGGCAGATATTCGCTAGTCTCGGGCTCGTCATTACGCTTGTCGGCGGATTGGGGATGCTCCTTGGACGTCTGCTCTGGCCCGGGGAGAAAGAGGAAGAACGCCGAGCGGCCGCAAGCTTCAGTGCCGGTTCACAGAATGATTATAAATAAATCGGGCAGCTATTGGGGAATAGTCCAAACCAGTTCCTGGGTTTAACATACACTTAAAGGGTCAAATGCATCATGTGACTATGCAAAAGCATACTTTAAGGGCAGGTGAATCCGGAAAATGATTGAGCTGGTTTTGACTATCAACGATAGGGACGGAAGATACGCAGAGCATGCGGGTGTTGTTCTTGCATCCATTTTTTCCAATACCCAGCAGACGATCAATGTCCACATTGTTCATGATGATTCACTAAGCGATGAGAACAAGCTAAGGCTCACTCAGCTCGTCGATGCGTTTCATCACAACATCTTTTTTTATCATGTCACAATTCCCGGAGATTTTCTTGAAGTTGCGGCCGGCGTGAATAAAATCGACTATTGGACAATAGCCAGTATGTACCGTCTGCTGCTCCCGCAGATTATTCAGGCCGACAGGGTTATTTATCTGGACTGCGATATTCTGGTCAATATGGATATTAACGAATTGTGGAGTGTTGATCTGGGAGGGCAGTACTTAGGCGCAGTTCGGGATCAAGGCGTAAATTTGATGGAGTACTTTGTTTCGCTTGGGCTTAACGCGGAGCTGTATTTTAACTCGGGAGTCATTCTGTTTCATTTGAACAATATCCGCAGCAGAGAGACCTGGTATCAAGAAATGCTCGGCTTCATGCGCACTTTTCCGTCGATAACGATGCCTGACCAGGATATTCTGAATGCCCTGTACAGCTTAAACTATGTGCAACTAGATCTGCGGTTTAATACGTTCGCTCACCCCGAGCTCGATTTGGAGAATAAAATAGTACATTTCGCCGGGGACGGAAAATGGTGGAATGAAGATTCGCCCGCTGCGCCGTTGTACCAAAAATTTCTTGCTATGACCCCTTGGGCACCGGGATTTATACCAGCACCTGCTTCTGTCCCGGAATCAATCATCCCGTTAGACCCGCCGCCCCCGCCGCAGGAAGAACAGGCGGTTGCGCCGCCTGAGCCACCCGCTCCGGAAATTCCGATTCCCGATCCGCCGGTTCTTGAAATCCCCGCCCCGCAAGTGGAAGTACCGGAGGTGGCTCCCGTAAAGCCGCACGGACGGAAACGCCGCAGATTGATTCGGTTGCGGAGAAGATTGAGACTGAGAAGGAAGCTGCGGCTGCGGCGGAGATTAAGACTGAGAAAGCTCAGATTAATCCGCGCGAAATATCGTTCCCGTAAGCGGGTAAAACTGCTCAAGCGCCAGCGCGCAGCGAAGAACAAAGTCCTGAAACCGGCCAAAAAGAAGCTGCAGCGGGTCAGAACCATTCACACATCCCGTTCGAAGCGTCCATTGAAACGCACCTCATAATCGGTTTATTGTACATTCGCCCAGCTCTCGGCCTGACGCCAGGATGAAGAAATATGTAAGCGGAAGGTTTCCGCCGATAAGGCCCGACTGCTCCCTTTAGCTTAGAGGAGCAGTCGGTGCATTCAGGACTGAATATTCAGAGCGGTCTGAATGTTTCGCAGATCCAGTTGAACTTGATCTTTAAGATTGTATGGGTGATACAAGCCTCGCCGCACCGTATAATCGGCAATCAATTCATACAGGTCTATGGCTTCTTCAAGCTGCTTGATCAGAACGGATTTGAATTCAGGCGTGGCGCATTCGGTGACGGCCATGGCGTAGTTTCGGACTCCGCTTTTGGCAGTGATCAGAAAATCCATGGCAATAACTTCATCGGTCAGGGTATTCATCCCTGTCATGCGTTCCAGGATCGGGTTCATCGTATCATCTCCCCTGCTGCGATTTGGATAAAAGTGTGCTTAGATCCTGAAGGTGCTGCGTGGATACTTGAACGTCATGTTTCAGGATTTGCTGCAGTTCCGGGTCGGACACCAGAACCTGCATCGTTTTGGATTTCGTCAGGCAGACGGTCTTGAACGCCGCTATTTCATGGACCTCGAGCGTTTCGTGTAAAGCGTATGATGGATTCATTTTTGATTACTCACCCCTTGTCGGATCAGTCATTACGGTTTTAGAATCACTTTAATGCAATCGTCAGTCTTCGTGTCGAAGACCTCATAGCCGCGCTTCGCATCGCTAAGCGGAATGACGTGCGTAATAATGTCTCCCGGGTCCACTTTACCAGAGGTTACCAGCTCGTACATATAGGGCATATAATGAATAACAGGAGCCTGTCCGGAGCGGATGTTGATGTTGCGCTGCATGATATCGCCAAGCGGAAACCCGTTATAGCGCCCGCCATATACTCCTGTTATTTGGATCGTTCCGCCTTTGCGTACCGCTTGAGACGCGATGACCAGAGGACTCAATGTTCCGCCTTGCAGCTTGAGGCCGCTTGCGAGGAATTCCAGATCGCTCATTTTTCCGTCCATTCCGACGGCGTCAATCACGACATCGGCTCCGCCTTTGGTAAGCTCCTTGAGGTGGTTGCCGATATTTTGCTGCTCCTCGAAATTGACAATTTCCACTTTATTCGTAAGCTTTGCATGCCGCAGGCGGTAATCGACGTAGTCGACGGCTATGACCCTTTTTGCGCCTTTCAGCCAGGCAAACTTCTGGGCAAGAAGTCCCACCGGGCCGCAGCCCAGTACGATCACGGTATCTCCATCCTTCACACCGGCGTTGTCGATGCTCCAGAACGCGGTCGTCATCGCATCGGCTATCAGGCAGAGCTTTTCATCCGATTCTTCGCAGCTTTCGGGGATTTTGAAGTGGGTAAAGTTCGCGAAAGGAACGCGCAAATACTCGGCTTGTCCGCCAGGATACCCGCCAGTTGTTCCGGAGTAGCCGAAATACGCGCCGATTTCCCCGTTTTCGTTGGAATGGTCGCATTGGCTTTCCAGATGGTTTTTGCAGTAAAAGCACTCTCCGCAGGCGATGTTGAACGGGATAATCACCCGGTCGCCTTTCTTCAGCCTGGTAACACCTGAGCCAACCTCTTCCACAATCCCCATCGGCTCATGCCCGATGACATAATCCTCCTGAAGATTGGGAATCATCCCGTGGATCAGGTGGAGGTCGGAGCCGCAGATGGCCGTGCTGGTCAATCTGACAATCATGTCGTCAGGCTTTTCGATTTTGGGGTCCGGGACCTCTTTTACGGCAATATTTTTAATGCCTTGATACGTTACGGCCTTCATGCCTGAGTTCCCCTAAGGTGTTCATCCGGCGTCCTGTCGAACAAGCCTTTGCGCCGCGTATCCTCCGGGAACAAATTCATTTGCCCGATCATGACCGTGTTGTTTGCCGAAAGCTGGTCCAGCTGGTATTGCTCATTAAGTTCATAAGGATGGAACCATTTCTTGCGCATCATGAGGTCGGAAATCTCCTGGTGCATTGCGATTCCTTGTCTCAGCTGATTGCGCAGCAGCGCTCTGGCATCCGGAGAAGCCGTTTCAGTGAGGGCAATCGCCGTATTTCTTACTCCTTCTTTGGCACGAATAAGGAAGTCCGTGGCAAAGGTAGTGTCCGCCATTTCCGGCATATTTAACGCGTTTATCGGGTCTAAATAATCCGGGTTCATTGGGTTTCCTCCTCTAGTTTAGAATGGGCGTGGGACGATTGGTGGGGACGGGCGCCTGGAAAGGAGCTCTGGCATAGACGGCCTGCAGCTCCGCAATTGCCTGGATGGACTGCTCGACATCTTTTTGCATCAAGTCTTTGAGCTCCTGATCAAACACGATTCCCTGCATAAGCTTGGATTTGGCCAAGCAGAGCGTTTTAAAATTAAGCGCTTCGTGAAGCTCCATCGATTCATGCGGCGCCAGAATTTGTGTAGTCATATGTGAAATAATCCCCTCCTTATTGGTTTTCTAGGATAGCATTTCCCGGCCCT encodes:
- a CDS encoding SDR family oxidoreductase: MENLKSKVIIVTGASSGIGESTVRLLAQKGAKVVLAARRTNLMQEIVNDIKQEGGEAAFIEAEVSSPEDMKRLAQFAIEQYGRIDVLVNNAGYQQLSLLNELKIEEWNKAIDVNIKGVLYAIAAVLPTMREQKSGHIINISSVMGHKVIPTTTVYSATKSAVRAISEGLRQEESPESNIRSTIISPGMTATGVLADYAEYPSLSPAAVARAIAYAINEPEDTGVNEILLRPTLQSL
- a CDS encoding glycosyltransferase family 8 protein, which produces MIELVLTINDRDGRYAEHAGVVLASIFSNTQQTINVHIVHDDSLSDENKLRLTQLVDAFHHNIFFYHVTIPGDFLEVAAGVNKIDYWTIASMYRLLLPQIIQADRVIYLDCDILVNMDINELWSVDLGGQYLGAVRDQGVNLMEYFVSLGLNAELYFNSGVILFHLNNIRSRETWYQEMLGFMRTFPSITMPDQDILNALYSLNYVQLDLRFNTFAHPELDLENKIVHFAGDGKWWNEDSPAAPLYQKFLAMTPWAPGFIPAPASVPESIIPLDPPPPPQEEQAVAPPEPPAPEIPIPDPPVLEIPAPQVEVPEVAPVKPHGRKRRRLIRLRRRLRLRRKLRLRRRLRLRKLRLIRAKYRSRKRVKLLKRQRAAKNKVLKPAKKKLQRVRTIHTSRSKRPLKRTS
- a CDS encoding spore coat protein, whose protein sequence is MNPILERMTGMNTLTDEVIAMDFLITAKSGVRNYAMAVTECATPEFKSVLIKQLEEAIDLYELIADYTVRRGLYHPYNLKDQVQLDLRNIQTALNIQS
- a CDS encoding zinc-dependent alcohol dehydrogenase; this translates as MKAVTYQGIKNIAVKEVPDPKIEKPDDMIVRLTSTAICGSDLHLIHGMIPNLQEDYVIGHEPMGIVEEVGSGVTRLKKGDRVIIPFNIACGECFYCKNHLESQCDHSNENGEIGAYFGYSGTTGGYPGGQAEYLRVPFANFTHFKIPESCEESDEKLCLIADAMTTAFWSIDNAGVKDGDTVIVLGCGPVGLLAQKFAWLKGAKRVIAVDYVDYRLRHAKLTNKVEIVNFEEQQNIGNHLKELTKGGADVVIDAVGMDGKMSDLEFLASGLKLQGGTLSPLVIASQAVRKGGTIQITGVYGGRYNGFPLGDIMQRNINIRSGQAPVIHYMPYMYELVTSGKVDPGDIITHVIPLSDAKRGYEVFDTKTDDCIKVILKP
- a CDS encoding spore coat protein — translated: MNPDYLDPINALNMPEMADTTFATDFLIRAKEGVRNTAIALTETASPDARALLRNQLRQGIAMHQEISDLMMRKKWFHPYELNEQYQLDQLSANNTVMIGQMNLFPEDTRRKGLFDRTPDEHLRGTQA